The following proteins are encoded in a genomic region of Prochlorococcus marinus XMU1408:
- a CDS encoding inorganic diphosphatase, translated as MANLDQAPSRTMPNLLHVLPAFANESELRVNTIVELNSNTINKYELITETGHLKLDRVGYSSLAYPFAYGCLPRTWDEDGDPLDIEIVSVTEPLIPGSIVEARIIGIMTFDDGGEVDDKVIGVIADDKRMDHIKSFEQLGKHWLNETTYYWEHYKDLKKPGTCTVNGFFGVEKAVQIIKSCEERYLSEINPNLIN; from the coding sequence ATGGCTAACCTTGACCAAGCACCTAGCAGAACAATGCCTAATCTGCTTCATGTTTTACCTGCGTTTGCCAATGAATCTGAACTTAGAGTCAATACTATCGTTGAGTTAAATTCAAATACCATAAATAAATACGAGCTTATTACTGAAACGGGGCATCTAAAGCTTGATCGAGTTGGATATTCTTCCCTCGCCTACCCGTTCGCTTATGGATGTCTTCCACGTACTTGGGATGAAGACGGCGATCCATTAGATATCGAAATTGTGAGTGTTACAGAGCCGTTGATCCCTGGTTCAATTGTTGAGGCAAGGATTATAGGAATAATGACCTTTGATGATGGAGGTGAAGTTGACGACAAAGTTATTGGCGTAATAGCAGATGATAAAAGGATGGATCACATAAAAAGCTTTGAGCAATTAGGCAAGCACTGGCTTAATGAAACAACTTATTATTGGGAGCATTATAAAGATCTTAAAAAACCAGGAACTTGTACTGTAAACGGTTTCTTTGGTGTTGAAAAAGCAGTTCAGATTATTAAATCTTGCGAGGAGCGCTACTTATCTGAAATAAATCCGAATTTAATTAATTAA
- the hemC gene encoding hydroxymethylbilane synthase encodes MTLDQLRIASRRSQLAMVQTNWVRDELQKAHPDIAITIEAMATQGDKILDVALAKIGDKGLFTKELEAQMLLGHAEIAVHSLKDLPTNLPDGLILGCITEREDPSDALVVNEKNQIYKLETLPEGSVVGTSSLRRLAQLRYHYPHLIFKDVRGNVITRLEKLDSEEYDCLILAAAGLQRLGFANRIHQLIPTDISLHAVGQGALGIECVSGQKEVLDILKTLEHESTSKRCLAERSFLRELEGGCQVPIGVRTEINNDELILEGMVASLDGKRLIRDIKKGSVSAAEEIGIDLANELKGRGAGEILEEIFKSARA; translated from the coding sequence ATGACACTAGACCAACTGCGCATCGCCTCTCGCCGAAGCCAGCTGGCCATGGTTCAGACGAACTGGGTACGAGATGAACTACAAAAAGCCCATCCTGATATTGCTATCACTATCGAAGCAATGGCTACGCAGGGTGACAAAATACTTGATGTAGCATTAGCGAAAATAGGAGATAAAGGTCTTTTCACTAAAGAGCTTGAAGCTCAAATGCTTCTTGGTCATGCCGAAATTGCAGTACACTCACTTAAGGATTTACCAACAAACCTTCCAGATGGATTAATTCTTGGCTGCATAACAGAAAGGGAGGATCCTTCGGACGCGTTAGTCGTTAATGAGAAAAATCAAATTTACAAACTAGAAACGCTGCCAGAAGGTTCTGTAGTGGGGACTAGTTCATTAAGAAGGCTTGCTCAATTGCGATACCATTATCCACATCTTATTTTCAAAGATGTACGAGGAAATGTTATTACACGATTAGAAAAGCTTGACTCAGAAGAATATGACTGTCTTATCTTGGCTGCTGCTGGATTACAAAGACTTGGTTTTGCTAATCGAATACATCAGTTAATTCCAACAGATATTTCACTCCATGCAGTAGGACAGGGTGCTCTTGGTATTGAATGTGTAAGTGGTCAAAAAGAGGTACTAGATATTTTAAAAACACTTGAACACGAATCAACATCTAAAAGATGTTTAGCAGAAAGGTCTTTCCTTAGAGAGCTTGAAGGAGGATGTCAAGTTCCAATAGGCGTTAGAACTGAAATTAACAACGATGAATTAATTCTTGAAGGTATGGTTGCAAGTTTAGATGGTAAAAGATTAATTAGAGATATAAAAAAAGGCTCTGTAAGCGCTGCAGAGGAAATCGGAATAGACTTAGCAAACGAATTAAAAGGCCGTGGTGCTGGAGAAATATTAGAAGAGATATTCAAGTCTGCAAGGGCCTAA
- the rpoD gene encoding RNA polymerase sigma factor RpoD: MSSATDQKTIEKVTSKKKKKSKNLSINQETKNNSKKIKKTSAKEKVTKETQTPPQESSNDLKIDLDLEADKLIAEADKVTESEIDLDDDDNVSMLSSAQEAAAKALASIKIGPKGVYTEDSIRVYLQEIGRIRLLRPDEEIELARKIADLLQLEEEAAQFESENGHFPSVKEWANLAEMPLTRFRRRLMLGRRAKEKMVQSNLRLVVSIAKKYMNRGLSFQDLIQEGSLGLIRAAEKFDHEKGYKFSTYATWWIRQAITRAIADQSRTIRLPVHLYETISRIKKTTKVLSQEFGRKPTEEEIAESMEMTIEKLRFIAKSAQLPISLETPIGKEEDSRLGDFIEADIENPEQDVAKTLLREDLEGVLATLSPRERDVLRLRYGLDDGRMKTLEEIGQIFDVTRERIRQIEAKALRKLRHPNRNGVLKEYIKLN, encoded by the coding sequence ATGAGTTCTGCAACAGACCAAAAAACAATCGAGAAAGTTACTTCTAAGAAAAAGAAGAAGTCTAAAAACTTGTCTATAAATCAGGAAACAAAAAATAATTCAAAAAAAATCAAAAAAACTTCCGCCAAAGAAAAAGTGACTAAAGAAACTCAAACTCCTCCTCAAGAATCATCAAATGATCTTAAAATCGATTTAGATCTAGAGGCGGATAAATTAATTGCTGAAGCAGACAAAGTAACTGAATCAGAAATCGATCTTGATGATGACGATAATGTCTCCATGCTTTCAAGTGCTCAAGAGGCAGCAGCTAAGGCTTTAGCAAGCATAAAAATTGGGCCAAAAGGGGTTTACACAGAAGATTCTATAAGGGTTTATCTGCAAGAGATTGGTCGAATAAGACTGCTCAGGCCAGACGAAGAAATTGAATTAGCAAGAAAGATAGCTGATCTTCTTCAATTAGAAGAGGAAGCTGCTCAGTTTGAAAGTGAGAATGGTCATTTCCCCTCTGTTAAAGAATGGGCAAATCTTGCAGAAATGCCATTAACTCGCTTCCGCAGGCGGTTAATGCTTGGCAGAAGAGCAAAAGAAAAAATGGTGCAATCAAATCTACGGTTGGTAGTTTCAATTGCAAAAAAATATATGAATAGAGGTTTATCCTTTCAAGATCTAATCCAAGAAGGAAGCCTTGGTCTAATTCGTGCAGCGGAAAAATTCGACCATGAGAAAGGATATAAATTTTCAACTTATGCTACGTGGTGGATTAGACAGGCAATTACCAGAGCAATTGCAGATCAAAGCAGAACAATTCGTTTGCCAGTTCATCTATATGAAACTATTTCACGTATCAAGAAAACCACTAAAGTTTTAAGTCAAGAATTTGGAAGGAAACCAACCGAGGAAGAAATTGCCGAAAGTATGGAAATGACTATCGAGAAACTTAGATTTATAGCCAAGAGTGCTCAACTCCCCATTTCTCTAGAAACTCCTATTGGGAAAGAAGAAGATTCTAGACTTGGTGATTTTATTGAGGCAGATATTGAAAACCCTGAGCAGGATGTAGCAAAAACCTTATTAAGAGAAGATTTGGAAGGTGTTCTCGCCACATTAAGTCCTAGAGAAAGAGATGTTCTTAGACTTCGTTATGGTTTAGATGATGGGAGGATGAAAACACTTGAGGAAATTGGACAAATTTTTGATGTAACCAGAGAGCGAATCAGACAAATCGAGGCCAAGGCCTTAAGGAAGTTACGTCATCCAAATAGAAACGGAGTACTTAAAGAATATATAAAGCTAAATTAA
- the priA gene encoding primosomal protein N' — protein sequence MNPFVFDIWLHVGREGRCFSYQDGNNLHIELGDVVTVRLKGRLMQGLVVKKRKINSKENLNNISFNDVVSLVQKAAIKKEWREWLGEMARELFVSDFQMLKAALPPGWLGRSKLSKRSKKLWWVKLSSKSFEGDISTRQIELKEHLLLNGGGKWQKDLEGEGFSSVLIKNFILTGCGEREKRLFLNDSSDNKQSNDQRILKIEDSQPLTLEQKLAKEKYKSLQNGSTLLLWGITGSGKTEVYLQIAALELSASRHCLILTPEIGLVPQLVDRFRKRFGENVFEYHSNCSPQERIDTWKKSLETRTPSIFIGTRSAIFLPLSNLGLIVLDEEHDSSYKQESPMPCYHARDLAIDRAKKIGAKVILGTATPSLSIWRDIEPKGNIIVARLTRRILNRKLPMVNVVDMREELAIGNRSLISRYLKKQLLNLKNNGNQAIILVPRRGYSSFLSCRSCGEVVQCPHCDVALTVHRSKEGNQWLRCHWCDFRSKINDRCGECGSNAFKPFGTGTQRVIDHLERELEGISLLRFDRDTTRGRDGHRLLLEKFAKGNADILVGTQMLSKGMDLPKVTLAVVLAADGLLHRPDLMATEETLQLFMQLAGRAGRGEQPGKVVVQTYCPDHPVILHLIDGRYEEFLKQEEKTRREAALVPYSRACLLRFSGESSELTSNGAFHISSKISNFCSQKGWKLVGPAPSLVERVAGKSRWQLLLYGPESSQIPLPYGSELWKDLPKGVSLSIDPDPLQL from the coding sequence ATGAATCCTTTTGTCTTTGATATTTGGTTGCATGTGGGTAGAGAAGGGCGATGTTTCTCTTATCAAGATGGAAATAATTTACACATAGAGTTAGGCGATGTCGTGACAGTTCGTCTAAAAGGGCGACTTATGCAGGGCTTGGTAGTCAAAAAAAGAAAAATAAATTCAAAAGAAAACCTCAATAATATTTCATTTAATGATGTGGTTTCCTTGGTTCAAAAGGCAGCTATCAAAAAAGAATGGAGAGAGTGGCTTGGCGAAATGGCTCGTGAATTATTCGTAAGTGATTTTCAGATGCTTAAGGCTGCTTTACCTCCAGGTTGGTTGGGGAGGTCGAAATTATCAAAAAGGTCTAAAAAACTTTGGTGGGTGAAATTGTCTAGCAAAAGTTTTGAGGGTGATATATCTACCAGACAGATTGAGTTAAAGGAACATCTTCTTTTAAATGGAGGAGGGAAATGGCAAAAAGATTTGGAGGGTGAAGGATTCTCCTCAGTACTAATTAAAAACTTTATTTTGACTGGTTGCGGAGAAAGAGAAAAACGTCTTTTTCTGAATGATTCTTCTGATAATAAGCAATCTAATGATCAAAGGATCTTAAAAATTGAGGATTCTCAACCTTTAACATTAGAGCAAAAATTAGCTAAAGAAAAATATAAGTCTCTTCAAAATGGCTCAACTCTTCTACTTTGGGGCATTACCGGATCTGGAAAGACGGAGGTGTACTTACAAATTGCTGCACTTGAGTTATCTGCAAGTAGGCATTGTCTGATACTTACGCCTGAAATTGGATTAGTACCACAATTAGTTGATCGCTTTAGAAAGAGATTCGGAGAAAATGTTTTTGAATATCATAGTAATTGCTCGCCTCAAGAGAGAATAGATACTTGGAAGAAATCTTTGGAAACAAGAACACCTAGTATCTTTATTGGCACTCGATCAGCAATCTTTCTTCCATTATCTAACTTAGGATTGATAGTGCTTGATGAAGAACATGACAGTTCTTATAAACAGGAATCCCCTATGCCTTGTTATCATGCAAGAGATTTAGCAATTGATAGAGCAAAAAAAATAGGAGCTAAAGTAATACTTGGAACAGCAACTCCATCTTTGAGTATTTGGAGGGATATAGAACCCAAAGGCAATATTATTGTCGCAAGATTAACTCGACGAATTTTAAATCGTAAATTACCAATGGTTAATGTTGTAGACATGCGTGAAGAATTAGCTATTGGTAATCGAAGCTTAATTAGTAGATATCTAAAAAAACAACTTTTGAATCTAAAAAATAATGGAAATCAGGCTATAATTTTAGTGCCTAGACGTGGGTATAGCAGCTTTCTAAGTTGCCGTAGTTGTGGTGAGGTTGTCCAATGTCCACATTGTGATGTTGCTTTAACTGTGCATCGCTCTAAAGAGGGAAATCAATGGCTACGTTGTCATTGGTGTGACTTTCGCTCTAAAATTAATGATAGATGTGGAGAATGTGGCTCAAATGCTTTTAAACCATTTGGAACGGGAACTCAAAGAGTTATTGATCATTTGGAACGAGAGCTAGAGGGGATCAGCTTGTTACGGTTTGATAGAGATACAACTAGAGGCCGTGATGGCCATAGATTATTGCTTGAAAAATTTGCCAAAGGTAATGCCGATATCTTGGTAGGAACTCAGATGCTCTCTAAGGGTATGGATCTACCAAAAGTTACCCTTGCCGTCGTTCTAGCAGCAGATGGTTTATTGCATCGTCCTGATTTAATGGCTACAGAGGAAACTCTTCAACTTTTCATGCAATTAGCTGGTCGTGCGGGACGAGGTGAGCAACCTGGGAAGGTAGTAGTGCAAACTTATTGTCCTGATCACCCAGTGATTCTTCATTTAATTGATGGGAGGTATGAAGAGTTTCTTAAGCAAGAGGAAAAGACTAGAAGAGAAGCAGCGTTAGTTCCATACAGTCGTGCATGTTTATTAAGGTTTTCAGGTGAATCTTCAGAACTGACCTCAAATGGAGCATTTCATATCTCATCTAAAATCAGTAATTTTTGCAGTCAAAAAGGTTGGAAATTGGTTGGTCCAGCACCTTCATTAGTTGAGAGGGTTGCTGGTAAAAGCCGTTGGCAACTGCTTTTATACGGTCCTGAATCAAGTCAAATTCCACTTCCTTATGGATCTGAATTATGGAAAGATTTGCCAAAAGGAGTAAGTCTTTCTATTGACCCTGATCCTCTTCAGCTTTGA
- a CDS encoding DUF3153 domain-containing protein, translating into MSNSASAIKAAEAALDKGDYNLCIKIIDPLLLSFSTATPIGSQLRLLKVTAYMGLGDEQNAINICQTLINSKDANVRQQSKQLLSILDAPSLPRPSNWSVEIPKIEMESSLKSSSRKPKRKKKKVNHPPTGPTKNLDFGFSIITLLIISLLAFLLSGCVDISTNLSITSSNRLKISLDIDSISSKSIPWQIEFADNLAKENSVFKIQAEGNKQHFESPTIRFEEANELLQQITSVVSNTSGFNINKPELTTTNRNWIIGANQNLKIYFDLRELPKVPGLKLNLIIHGIQNKNNFKTQPLEPIFKKGLTSLPLKIGQINQLEVSYWKWNQIAVGLILIISLILISLFLQTFRLNMGFGFPELPP; encoded by the coding sequence ATGTCAAACTCAGCTTCGGCTATAAAAGCTGCTGAAGCTGCCCTTGATAAAGGTGATTATAATCTTTGCATAAAAATAATAGATCCCTTACTTTTATCCTTCTCAACAGCTACACCAATCGGATCACAATTAAGACTCCTAAAAGTCACTGCTTATATGGGTCTAGGTGATGAACAAAATGCAATTAATATTTGTCAGACTTTAATCAATAGCAAAGATGCGAATGTTCGTCAACAGTCTAAACAACTCCTTTCAATACTTGATGCACCGTCATTACCAAGGCCTTCAAACTGGTCTGTAGAAATACCAAAAATAGAGATGGAGTCATCTTTAAAGTCATCATCTAGAAAACCAAAAAGAAAAAAGAAAAAAGTTAATCATCCTCCAACTGGTCCAACCAAAAACCTAGACTTTGGATTTTCAATAATAACTTTATTAATCATTTCGTTGTTAGCCTTTCTCTTGAGTGGTTGTGTTGATATATCAACAAACTTGAGTATTACTAGTTCAAATCGACTAAAAATTTCACTTGATATTGATAGCATTTCTAGCAAATCAATTCCATGGCAAATAGAATTTGCAGATAATCTTGCTAAAGAAAATAGTGTTTTTAAAATCCAAGCCGAAGGAAATAAACAACATTTTGAATCACCTACTATTCGATTTGAAGAGGCAAATGAATTACTTCAACAAATAACCTCAGTAGTTTCAAATACCAGCGGATTCAATATTAATAAACCTGAACTAACTACAACTAATCGAAATTGGATAATTGGCGCCAATCAAAATTTGAAAATTTATTTTGACTTAAGAGAACTTCCAAAAGTTCCTGGATTAAAATTAAATTTAATAATACATGGCATTCAAAATAAAAATAACTTCAAAACTCAACCTCTAGAACCTATCTTTAAAAAAGGGCTAACATCATTACCTCTTAAAATCGGACAGATTAATCAATTAGAGGTTTCCTATTGGAAATGGAACCAAATTGCAGTTGGGCTTATCTTAATAATTTCTCTGATTTTAATAAGCTTATTCCTTCAAACATTTCGTCTCAATATGGGATTCGGTTTTCCTGAACTGCCACCTTAG
- the argB gene encoding acetylglutamate kinase: protein MRVSVLSEALPYIQRFANKRIVIKYGGAAMVDKSLQNAVLRDIALLASVGVQIVVVHGGGPEINQWLEKLGIKPVFLDGLRITDTKTMDIVEMVLVGRVNKQIVSGINNHGSLAVGLCGIDGGLIEARPFGGGTHGLVGEVAKVNIKVLSPLLEEGYVPVISSVANSSDSRSHNINADTVAGELAAALCAEKLILLTDTPGILRNANDPSSLIEKIRLSEARELIDQGIVKEGMKPKVECCIRSLAQGVNAAHIIDGRTPHALLLEVFTDAGIGTMVMGRG, encoded by the coding sequence CACTTCCTTACATTCAGCGTTTTGCAAACAAAAGGATCGTAATCAAATATGGTGGCGCAGCTATGGTAGACAAATCACTTCAGAATGCTGTTTTAAGAGACATCGCTCTCTTAGCATCTGTTGGAGTTCAAATAGTAGTCGTTCATGGTGGAGGACCAGAAATCAACCAATGGTTAGAAAAATTAGGAATAAAGCCAGTTTTTCTTGATGGTCTGCGTATTACCGACACTAAAACCATGGACATAGTTGAAATGGTTCTTGTAGGGAGAGTCAATAAACAGATAGTAAGTGGAATTAATAATCACGGAAGTTTAGCCGTTGGACTATGCGGTATAGATGGGGGATTAATTGAAGCAAGACCTTTTGGGGGTGGAACCCATGGGCTTGTGGGAGAAGTTGCAAAAGTAAATATAAAAGTATTAAGTCCACTCCTCGAAGAAGGATATGTCCCTGTCATTTCAAGTGTCGCCAACTCCTCTGATAGCAGATCACATAATATCAATGCTGATACTGTTGCTGGAGAACTTGCAGCAGCACTATGTGCTGAAAAATTAATCCTTTTGACAGATACTCCTGGTATTTTAAGGAATGCAAATGATCCGTCTTCTTTAATAGAAAAGATACGTCTATCAGAAGCTAGAGAATTAATTGATCAAGGCATCGTTAAAGAAGGCATGAAACCAAAAGTTGAATGTTGTATTCGCTCACTCGCTCAAGGTGTCAATGCTGCACACATTATTGACGGAAGAACTCCTCATGCCCTTTTATTAGAAGTATTCACTGATGCCGGTATTGGAACAATGGTTATGGGCAGAGGTTAA